A genome region from Pygocentrus nattereri isolate fPygNat1 chromosome 6, fPygNat1.pri, whole genome shotgun sequence includes the following:
- the spryd7b gene encoding SPRY domain-containing protein 7b isoform X2: MYAPLWTDVVIVKSGRRICGTGACLANAPLHQNKSYFEFKVQSTGVWGVGVATQKVNLHQVPLGRDSHSLVLRHDGSVYHNNEEKNRLPANSLPQEGDVVGLTYDHVELNLYLNGKNMQCPASGIRGTVFPVVYVDDSAILDCQFSDFYHTPPQGFEKILFEQQIF, translated from the exons GGACGGATGTGGTCATAGTGAAAAGTGGGAGGCGGATATGTGGGACTGGAGCCTGTCTCGCCAACGCCCCTCTACACCAGAACAAGAGCTACTTTGAGTTCAAAGTCCAGTCAACGG GTGTGTGGGGAGTAGGAGTGGCCACTCAGAAGGTGAATCTCCACCAGGTTCCTTTGGGTCGAGACAGTCACAGTTTGGTCCTCAGACACGACGGCTCAGTCTACCACAACAACGAAGAGAAGAACCGCCTACCAGCCAACAGTCTGCCTCAGGAGGGAGATGTTGTG GGTTTAACCTACGACCATGTGGAACTGAACCTGTATCTGAATGGGAAGAACATGCAGTGTCCAGCTTCAGGCATCCGAGGCACTGTGTTCCCTGTAGTTTACG TGGACGACAGCGCTATCTTAGACTGCCAGTTCAGTGACTTCTACCACACGCCTCCTCAAGGCTTCGAGAAGATCCTGTTTGAACAGCAGATCTTTTGA
- the trim13 gene encoding tripartite motif-containing 13 isoform X1, with protein sequence MGGCLVQLLMLVPVCPADSRHKPSPVPGPDRTNSTNNEPCSSRAAAMELLEEDLTCPICCCLFEDPRVLPCSHSFCRRCLEGALDDGGGNRRRQPSPFKCPTCRKETARDCLASLQVNYALRSVVEKYGEIRALPGMMMTTTSPPPPPAVPSAPHLPPSCRAHRDQPLNIFCATDLRLICGFCATAREHRGHRLCALDEAHERERAAFEELQRGAERWPGTEAALARLDALEAARRRALQAVSRDAERAADYLERAARALEHKRAEIAADFEALKLAVMQSYDPEIGRLRAALEERRRALRVAESLRALSEPLAFLQRMQDFREALRAIDDNAPLLLSARAETDWDPDGAQPLVPAFDVAEWDRVRLGDLDALRGPHEGGALLRNSAPHPASSPTGSFSRALWRLALLLLPLLLLLCACACAPALSFLPTADSLLGDVSACGELVRWLIARATETAERGASLMTELLDTAADFIS encoded by the exons ATGGGGGGCTGTTTGGTCCAGCTGCTGATGCTCGTTCCTGTCTGTCCTGCGGATTCCCGCCATAAACCGTCACCGGTACCGGGACCGGACCGGACGAACAGCACAAACAACGAACCGTGCAG CTCGCGCGCCGCCGCCATGGAGCTGCTGGAGGAGGACCTCACGTGCCCGATCTGCTGCTGCCTGTTCGAGGACCCGCGCGTGCTGCCGTGCTCTCACAGCTTCTGCCGCCGGTGCCTCGAGGGCGCGCTAGACGACGGCGGCGGGAACCGGAGGAGGCAGCCGTCTCCGTTCAAGTGCCCCACGTGCCGTAAAGAGACTGCGCGAGACTGTCTGGCGAGCCTGCAGGTGAACTACGCGCTGCGGAGCGTCGTAGAGAAGTACGGCGAGATCCGCGCGCTGCCCGggatgatgatgacgacgacGTCGCCTCCACCTCCACCGGCGGTACCCTCGGCTCCGCATCTGCCGCCCTCGTGCCGCGCGCATCGCGACCAGCCGCTCAACATCTTCTGCGCCACGGACCTGCGCCTCATCTGCGGCTTCTGCGCCACGGCGCGCGAGCACCGCGGTCATCGGCTGTGCGCGCTGGACGAGGCGCACGAGCGCGAGCGCGCCGCCTTCGAGGAGCTGCAGCGCGGCGCCGAGCGCTGGCCCGGCACGGAGGCGGCGCTCGCGCGGCTGGACGCGCTGGAGGCGGCGCGCCGGCGCGCGCTGCAGGCGGTGTCGCGCGATGCGGAGCGCGCTGCCGACTACCTGGAGCGGGCGGCGCGCGCTCTCGAGCACAAGCGCGCCGAGATCGCGGCGGACTTCGAGGCGCTGAAGCTCGCGGTGATGCAGAGCTACGACCCGGAGATCGGGCGCCTGCGCGCGGCGCTGGAGGAGCGGCGGCGCGCGCTGCGCGTGGCCGAATCGCTGCGCGCGCTCTCCGAGCCGCTCGCCTTTCTGCAGCGCATGCAGGACTTCCGCGAGGCGCTGCGCGCGATCGACGATAACGCGCCGCTGCTGCTGTCGGCGCGCGCGGAAACGGACTGGGACCCGGATGGCGCTCAGCCGCTCGTGCCCGCCTTCGACGTCGCCGAGTGGGACCGCGTGCGGCTCGGAGACCTGGACGCGCTGCGCGGACCGCACGAGGGCGGCGCGTTGCTACGGAACTCCGCCCCTCACCCCGCCTCGAGCCCCACCGGCAGCTTCTCGCGCGCGCTGTGGAGACtcgcgctgctgctgctgccgctgctgctgctgctgtgcgCTTGCGCATGCGCTCCCGCGCTCAGCTTCTTGCCAACGGCGGACAGCCTTCTCGGTGACGTCAGCGCCTGCGGAGAGCTGGTGCGCTGGCTGATAGCGCGAGCCACAGAGACGGCCGAGCGCGGCGCGAGCCTGATGACGGAGCTGCTGGACACGGCGGCGGACTTCATCAGCTGA
- the LOC108430517 gene encoding importin subunit alpha-4-like isoform X1 translates to MAENGALENHRIRSFKNKGRDAEAMRRQRNEVSVELRKNKRDEHLLKKRNVPQSESLDDSDVDSDLKGQNVTLETILQNASSNNNVVQLSAVQAARKLLSSDRNPPIDDLVRSGILPVLVKCLDRDDHPSLQFEAAWALTNIASGTSAQTQAVVQSNAVPLFLKLLHSPHQNVCEQAVWALGNIIGDGPQCRDYVISLGAVKPLLSFICPTVPLSFLRNVTWVIVNLCRNKDPPPPMETVQEILPALCVLIYHTDINILVDTVWAVSYLTDGGNEQIQMVIESGVVPFLVPLLSHQEVKVQTAALRAVGNIVTGTDEQTQAVLNCDVLAHFPTLLTHPKDKINKEAVWFLSNITAGNQQQVQAVIDAGLIPMVIHQLTKGDFGTQKEAAWAISNLTISGKKEQVEYLIQQGVVAPLCGLLEVRDTQVVQVVLDGLKNILLMAGEQASAVTVIIEECGGLEKIENLQQHENEYIYKLAFEIIDMYFSGDDIDEDSSLVPEATQGGTFTFSTSGDLQTDDFTF, encoded by the exons ATGGCTGAAAACGGAGCCTTAGAAAATCACCGCATCCGGAGCTTTAAAAACAAAGGACGCGATGCTGAG gcaatGAGAAGACAGCGTAATGAAGTGTCTGTAGAGCTGAGAAAG AATAAGAGAGACGAGCATCTGCTGAAGAAAAGAAACGTTCCACAGAGCGAGAGTCTGGATGACTCGGATGTAGACAGCGACCTTAAAGgg CAGAATGTAACCCTGGAAACCATCTTACAG AATGCTTCCAGTAACAACAATGTGGTACAGCTCAGTGCAGTGCAAGCAGCCAG GAAGTTGCTCTCCAGTGACAGAAACCCTCCCATAGATGATCTGGTTCGATCAGGAATCCTTCCAGTTCTGGTCAAATGCCTGGACAGAGATGATCA TCCTTCTCTCCAGTTTGAGGCGGCCTGGGCTCTTACAAATATCGCCTCTGGAACGTCAGCTCAGACACAGGCGGTAGTCCAGTCTA ACGCGGTGCCGCTGTTTCTGAAGCTGCTCCACTCTCCACACCAGAATGTCTGTGAGCAGGCCGTGTGGGCACTAGGCAACATCATCG GAGACGGGCCTCAGTGCAGGGATTATGTCATCTCTCTGGGTGCAGTGAAGCCGCTGCTGTCCTTCATCTGCCCCACCGTCCCGCTCTCCTTCCTCCGCAATGTCACCTGGGTCATCGTCAACCTCTGCCGCAACAAAGACCCTCCACCACCCATGGAGACGGTGCAGGAG ATTCTTCCAGCGCTGTGCGTCCTTATATACCACACGGATATTAAT ATTCTGGTGGACACGGTGTGGGCGGTGTCGTATCTGACTGACGGAGGTAACGAGCAGATCCAGATGGTGATCGAGTCCGGTGTCGTGCCTTTTCTGGTCCCTCTGCTCAGCCATCAGGAGGTTAAAGTTCAG ACAGCGGCTTTGAGGGCGGTGGGAAACATAGTCACAGGAACGGACGAACAGACACAAGCGGTGCTCAACTGTGATGTTCTCGCACACTTCCCCACGCTCCTCACACACCCTAAGGACAAGATCAACAAG GAGGCCGTGTGGTTCCTGTCCAATATCACTGCGGGAAACCAGCAGCAGGTCCAGGCTGTGATTGATGCTGGACTCATCCCTATGGTCATACACCAGTTAACAAAG GGAGATTTTGGGACTCAGAAAGAAGCAGCGTGGGCTATCAGCAACCTCACCATTAGTGGCAAGAAAGAGCAG GTGGAGTACCTGATTCAGCAGGGTGTGGTGGCCCCTCTGTGCGGTTTGCTGGAAGTGCGGGACACGCAGGTGGTGCAGGTGGTGCTGGACGGCCTGAAGAACATCCTGCTGATGGCCGGAGAGCAGGCCAGCGCCGTGACCGTCATCATCGAGGAGTGCGGAG GTTTGGAGAAGATTGAGAACTTGCAGCAGCATGAAAACGAGTACATCTACAAGCTGGCCTTCGAGATCATAGACATGTACTTCTCAGGAGACGAC
- the spryd7b gene encoding SPRY domain-containing protein 7b isoform X1: MAAVFTCCLGCCGDGASGQIPLKEMPAVQLDTHRMGTDVVIVKSGRRICGTGACLANAPLHQNKSYFEFKVQSTGVWGVGVATQKVNLHQVPLGRDSHSLVLRHDGSVYHNNEEKNRLPANSLPQEGDVVGLTYDHVELNLYLNGKNMQCPASGIRGTVFPVVYVDDSAILDCQFSDFYHTPPQGFEKILFEQQIF; this comes from the exons ATGGCTGCAGTGTTTACGTGTTGTCTGGGCTGTTGCGGCGATGGAGCTTCGGGCCAGATACCCCTCAAAGAGATGCCCGCTGTCCAGCTCGACACGCACCGCATGG GGACGGATGTGGTCATAGTGAAAAGTGGGAGGCGGATATGTGGGACTGGAGCCTGTCTCGCCAACGCCCCTCTACACCAGAACAAGAGCTACTTTGAGTTCAAAGTCCAGTCAACGG GTGTGTGGGGAGTAGGAGTGGCCACTCAGAAGGTGAATCTCCACCAGGTTCCTTTGGGTCGAGACAGTCACAGTTTGGTCCTCAGACACGACGGCTCAGTCTACCACAACAACGAAGAGAAGAACCGCCTACCAGCCAACAGTCTGCCTCAGGAGGGAGATGTTGTG GGTTTAACCTACGACCATGTGGAACTGAACCTGTATCTGAATGGGAAGAACATGCAGTGTCCAGCTTCAGGCATCCGAGGCACTGTGTTCCCTGTAGTTTACG TGGACGACAGCGCTATCTTAGACTGCCAGTTCAGTGACTTCTACCACACGCCTCCTCAAGGCTTCGAGAAGATCCTGTTTGAACAGCAGATCTTTTGA
- the LOC108430517 gene encoding importin subunit alpha-4-like isoform X2: MAENGALENHRIRSFKNKGRDAEAMRRQRNEVSVELRKNKRDEHLLKKRNVPQSESLDDSDVDSDLKGNVTLETILQNASSNNNVVQLSAVQAARKLLSSDRNPPIDDLVRSGILPVLVKCLDRDDHPSLQFEAAWALTNIASGTSAQTQAVVQSNAVPLFLKLLHSPHQNVCEQAVWALGNIIGDGPQCRDYVISLGAVKPLLSFICPTVPLSFLRNVTWVIVNLCRNKDPPPPMETVQEILPALCVLIYHTDINILVDTVWAVSYLTDGGNEQIQMVIESGVVPFLVPLLSHQEVKVQTAALRAVGNIVTGTDEQTQAVLNCDVLAHFPTLLTHPKDKINKEAVWFLSNITAGNQQQVQAVIDAGLIPMVIHQLTKGDFGTQKEAAWAISNLTISGKKEQVEYLIQQGVVAPLCGLLEVRDTQVVQVVLDGLKNILLMAGEQASAVTVIIEECGGLEKIENLQQHENEYIYKLAFEIIDMYFSGDDIDEDSSLVPEATQGGTFTFSTSGDLQTDDFTF, translated from the exons ATGGCTGAAAACGGAGCCTTAGAAAATCACCGCATCCGGAGCTTTAAAAACAAAGGACGCGATGCTGAG gcaatGAGAAGACAGCGTAATGAAGTGTCTGTAGAGCTGAGAAAG AATAAGAGAGACGAGCATCTGCTGAAGAAAAGAAACGTTCCACAGAGCGAGAGTCTGGATGACTCGGATGTAGACAGCGACCTTAAAGgg AATGTAACCCTGGAAACCATCTTACAG AATGCTTCCAGTAACAACAATGTGGTACAGCTCAGTGCAGTGCAAGCAGCCAG GAAGTTGCTCTCCAGTGACAGAAACCCTCCCATAGATGATCTGGTTCGATCAGGAATCCTTCCAGTTCTGGTCAAATGCCTGGACAGAGATGATCA TCCTTCTCTCCAGTTTGAGGCGGCCTGGGCTCTTACAAATATCGCCTCTGGAACGTCAGCTCAGACACAGGCGGTAGTCCAGTCTA ACGCGGTGCCGCTGTTTCTGAAGCTGCTCCACTCTCCACACCAGAATGTCTGTGAGCAGGCCGTGTGGGCACTAGGCAACATCATCG GAGACGGGCCTCAGTGCAGGGATTATGTCATCTCTCTGGGTGCAGTGAAGCCGCTGCTGTCCTTCATCTGCCCCACCGTCCCGCTCTCCTTCCTCCGCAATGTCACCTGGGTCATCGTCAACCTCTGCCGCAACAAAGACCCTCCACCACCCATGGAGACGGTGCAGGAG ATTCTTCCAGCGCTGTGCGTCCTTATATACCACACGGATATTAAT ATTCTGGTGGACACGGTGTGGGCGGTGTCGTATCTGACTGACGGAGGTAACGAGCAGATCCAGATGGTGATCGAGTCCGGTGTCGTGCCTTTTCTGGTCCCTCTGCTCAGCCATCAGGAGGTTAAAGTTCAG ACAGCGGCTTTGAGGGCGGTGGGAAACATAGTCACAGGAACGGACGAACAGACACAAGCGGTGCTCAACTGTGATGTTCTCGCACACTTCCCCACGCTCCTCACACACCCTAAGGACAAGATCAACAAG GAGGCCGTGTGGTTCCTGTCCAATATCACTGCGGGAAACCAGCAGCAGGTCCAGGCTGTGATTGATGCTGGACTCATCCCTATGGTCATACACCAGTTAACAAAG GGAGATTTTGGGACTCAGAAAGAAGCAGCGTGGGCTATCAGCAACCTCACCATTAGTGGCAAGAAAGAGCAG GTGGAGTACCTGATTCAGCAGGGTGTGGTGGCCCCTCTGTGCGGTTTGCTGGAAGTGCGGGACACGCAGGTGGTGCAGGTGGTGCTGGACGGCCTGAAGAACATCCTGCTGATGGCCGGAGAGCAGGCCAGCGCCGTGACCGTCATCATCGAGGAGTGCGGAG GTTTGGAGAAGATTGAGAACTTGCAGCAGCATGAAAACGAGTACATCTACAAGCTGGCCTTCGAGATCATAGACATGTACTTCTCAGGAGACGAC
- the trim13 gene encoding tripartite motif-containing 13 isoform X2 — protein sequence MTTSVPGKAKAKAQLNSTAPQPERTDPTRSRAAAMELLEEDLTCPICCCLFEDPRVLPCSHSFCRRCLEGALDDGGGNRRRQPSPFKCPTCRKETARDCLASLQVNYALRSVVEKYGEIRALPGMMMTTTSPPPPPAVPSAPHLPPSCRAHRDQPLNIFCATDLRLICGFCATAREHRGHRLCALDEAHERERAAFEELQRGAERWPGTEAALARLDALEAARRRALQAVSRDAERAADYLERAARALEHKRAEIAADFEALKLAVMQSYDPEIGRLRAALEERRRALRVAESLRALSEPLAFLQRMQDFREALRAIDDNAPLLLSARAETDWDPDGAQPLVPAFDVAEWDRVRLGDLDALRGPHEGGALLRNSAPHPASSPTGSFSRALWRLALLLLPLLLLLCACACAPALSFLPTADSLLGDVSACGELVRWLIARATETAERGASLMTELLDTAADFIS from the exons ATGACCACATCCGTCCCtggaaaagcaaaagcaaaagcCCAGCTGAACTCGACAGCACCGCAGCCAGAGCGGACCGATCCGACTCG CTCGCGCGCCGCCGCCATGGAGCTGCTGGAGGAGGACCTCACGTGCCCGATCTGCTGCTGCCTGTTCGAGGACCCGCGCGTGCTGCCGTGCTCTCACAGCTTCTGCCGCCGGTGCCTCGAGGGCGCGCTAGACGACGGCGGCGGGAACCGGAGGAGGCAGCCGTCTCCGTTCAAGTGCCCCACGTGCCGTAAAGAGACTGCGCGAGACTGTCTGGCGAGCCTGCAGGTGAACTACGCGCTGCGGAGCGTCGTAGAGAAGTACGGCGAGATCCGCGCGCTGCCCGggatgatgatgacgacgacGTCGCCTCCACCTCCACCGGCGGTACCCTCGGCTCCGCATCTGCCGCCCTCGTGCCGCGCGCATCGCGACCAGCCGCTCAACATCTTCTGCGCCACGGACCTGCGCCTCATCTGCGGCTTCTGCGCCACGGCGCGCGAGCACCGCGGTCATCGGCTGTGCGCGCTGGACGAGGCGCACGAGCGCGAGCGCGCCGCCTTCGAGGAGCTGCAGCGCGGCGCCGAGCGCTGGCCCGGCACGGAGGCGGCGCTCGCGCGGCTGGACGCGCTGGAGGCGGCGCGCCGGCGCGCGCTGCAGGCGGTGTCGCGCGATGCGGAGCGCGCTGCCGACTACCTGGAGCGGGCGGCGCGCGCTCTCGAGCACAAGCGCGCCGAGATCGCGGCGGACTTCGAGGCGCTGAAGCTCGCGGTGATGCAGAGCTACGACCCGGAGATCGGGCGCCTGCGCGCGGCGCTGGAGGAGCGGCGGCGCGCGCTGCGCGTGGCCGAATCGCTGCGCGCGCTCTCCGAGCCGCTCGCCTTTCTGCAGCGCATGCAGGACTTCCGCGAGGCGCTGCGCGCGATCGACGATAACGCGCCGCTGCTGCTGTCGGCGCGCGCGGAAACGGACTGGGACCCGGATGGCGCTCAGCCGCTCGTGCCCGCCTTCGACGTCGCCGAGTGGGACCGCGTGCGGCTCGGAGACCTGGACGCGCTGCGCGGACCGCACGAGGGCGGCGCGTTGCTACGGAACTCCGCCCCTCACCCCGCCTCGAGCCCCACCGGCAGCTTCTCGCGCGCGCTGTGGAGACtcgcgctgctgctgctgccgctgctgctgctgctgtgcgCTTGCGCATGCGCTCCCGCGCTCAGCTTCTTGCCAACGGCGGACAGCCTTCTCGGTGACGTCAGCGCCTGCGGAGAGCTGGTGCGCTGGCTGATAGCGCGAGCCACAGAGACGGCCGAGCGCGGCGCGAGCCTGATGACGGAGCTGCTGGACACGGCGGCGGACTTCATCAGCTGA